A stretch of DNA from bacterium:
TTATTAGAGAAGGCATGAACGCAGCTCTGGCAAGTTCCTGAATTGTAGATGGCATCGGAGAGCCTCCGGCGGCTACGGAATACGATGATGACAAGTTTCAGAACGGGACGAGGTCAATATTCCTGAACCGTCACGCGCAGCAGCTCGTGCGACGTGGTGACTCCGGCGAAAATTTTGCGGAACGCGGCGTCCCGCAGCGGAACCATTCCGTTGGCCGCCGCCGCCAGACGCAGGTCTTCCTCATTGGCGTTGTCGAACACCAGCCGGCGAACGTTCTGCTTCATCTCCAGCATCTC
This window harbors:
- a CDS encoding pilus assembly protein PilB, whose amino-acid sequence is EMLEMKQNVRRLVFDNANEEDLRLAAAANGMVPLRDAAFRKIFAGVTTSHELLRVTVQEY